The Sphingopyxis fribergensis genome contains a region encoding:
- a CDS encoding crotonase/enoyl-CoA hydratase family protein codes for MKDRISITMLDGGIADVRLIRSDKMNALDPAMWEALAEAIDQLKATAGLRVVVLSGEGRAFCAGLDLSSLSNDRDPGASSAGGSLSDRTRGIANNAQYAAWGWRELPVPVIAAVHGVAFGAGSQIMAAADIRIVHPDTRIAIMEMRWGLVPDVAGMALWRTQVADDVLREMIYTNREFNGSEAKLLGFATHVSDDPLEKAMELAAVIADKNPHAIRGAKRLCNMLADASDAEILQGESDEQVKVIRTPNQMEAVMAGMQKRKPNFVD; via the coding sequence GTGAAAGACCGTATTTCGATCACCATGCTCGACGGCGGGATCGCCGATGTTCGGCTGATCCGTAGCGACAAGATGAACGCGCTCGATCCCGCGATGTGGGAAGCGCTCGCTGAAGCGATCGATCAATTGAAGGCGACCGCTGGCCTCCGCGTCGTCGTGCTGTCGGGCGAAGGCCGCGCCTTCTGCGCCGGACTCGACCTTTCCAGCCTCAGCAATGATCGCGATCCGGGGGCGAGCAGCGCGGGGGGCAGCCTGTCCGACCGCACGCGGGGCATCGCCAACAACGCCCAATATGCCGCGTGGGGCTGGCGCGAACTGCCGGTGCCGGTGATCGCTGCAGTGCACGGCGTCGCCTTTGGTGCGGGTAGCCAGATCATGGCGGCCGCCGATATCCGCATCGTCCACCCCGACACGCGCATCGCGATCATGGAAATGCGCTGGGGTCTTGTTCCCGACGTCGCGGGCATGGCGCTGTGGCGCACGCAGGTCGCCGACGATGTGCTGCGCGAGATGATCTATACCAACCGCGAATTTAACGGATCGGAAGCCAAGCTGCTCGGCTTTGCGACGCATGTCTCCGATGACCCGCTGGAAAAGGCGATGGAACTGGCGGCGGTGATTGCCGACAAGAATCCGCACGCGATCCGCGGTGCCAAGCGGCTGTGCAACATGCTCGCAGATGCGAGCGACGCGGAAATCTTGCAGGGCGAGAGTGACGAGCAGGTCAAGGTGATCCGTACCCCGAACCAGATGGAAGCGGTGATGGCGGGGATGCAGAAGCGGAAGCCGAATTTCGTCGACTAA
- a CDS encoding ATP12 family chaperone protein: MKRFWKEVAVVAEDGGWAIALDGRPVRTPQRALLAVASTTLAEAIAAEWSDVGETIDPAAMAMTGLTNAAIDLATPNPAAFAAPVAAYAQSDLFCYRDARDAALQAEQAATWNPLLAWAETSYGIEFILTQGVLPVDQPQATVATLQAVVLAQDAWRITALTPLVTIGGSLVAGLALLENAVDADALWEAVSLDDLYQERRWGADSEAQKTRAAHKRDWDNAARFLRLL; this comes from the coding sequence GTGAAGCGGTTCTGGAAAGAGGTTGCCGTCGTCGCAGAGGATGGCGGCTGGGCCATCGCGCTCGATGGCCGACCGGTGCGCACGCCGCAGCGCGCTCTGCTCGCCGTCGCCAGCACCACACTCGCCGAAGCGATCGCCGCCGAATGGAGCGATGTGGGCGAGACGATCGATCCCGCAGCCATGGCGATGACCGGACTGACGAATGCCGCGATCGATTTGGCAACACCCAACCCCGCCGCTTTCGCCGCGCCGGTCGCCGCTTATGCGCAGAGCGACCTCTTCTGCTATCGCGACGCGCGCGATGCGGCGTTGCAGGCCGAGCAGGCGGCGACGTGGAACCCGCTGCTTGCCTGGGCCGAGACAAGCTACGGCATCGAATTTATCCTGACGCAGGGGGTATTGCCGGTCGACCAGCCCCAAGCGACCGTTGCGACGCTGCAGGCCGTCGTGCTGGCGCAGGACGCTTGGCGAATCACGGCGCTGACTCCGCTGGTGACGATCGGCGGATCGCTCGTCGCGGGCCTCGCCCTGCTCGAAAACGCGGTCGATGCCGACGCGTTGTGGGAGGCCGTCAGCCTCGACGACCTCTATCAGGAACGCCGCTGGGGCGCCGACAGCGAAGCGCAAAAGACGCGCGCCGCGCACAAGCGCGACTGGGACAATGCGGCGCGGTTCTTGCGCCTGCTTTGA
- a CDS encoding FMN-binding negative transcriptional regulator, which produces MHPNSAFRPRQDDLAELLVREIGFAAIFASTPDGPRVAHAPVVLSDDRTTLQFHLARGNALTRHLRGANALAVVQGPDAYVSASWYADADQVPTWNYVAIEMEGVVRKLEAAELVAQLDTLSDQHEARVGANPPWTRDKMNPALFSKMTGAIVGFEMRIAAWRPTIKLSQNKSAEERARVIEGVEATGHGALAQLMRHLGGDKAGA; this is translated from the coding sequence ATGCACCCGAACTCCGCCTTCCGCCCGCGGCAGGACGACCTTGCCGAATTGCTCGTGCGCGAGATCGGCTTTGCCGCGATCTTTGCCAGCACCCCCGACGGGCCGCGCGTCGCGCACGCGCCCGTGGTCCTGAGCGACGACCGGACGACGCTGCAATTCCACTTGGCGCGCGGCAACGCGCTCACCCGCCACCTGCGGGGCGCGAATGCGCTCGCCGTCGTGCAGGGGCCCGACGCCTATGTCAGCGCGAGCTGGTATGCCGACGCCGATCAAGTGCCGACGTGGAATTATGTCGCGATCGAGATGGAAGGCGTAGTGCGCAAACTCGAAGCAGCGGAATTGGTCGCACAGCTCGATACATTGTCCGACCAGCACGAGGCGCGCGTCGGCGCCAACCCGCCATGGACGCGCGACAAGATGAACCCGGCACTGTTCAGCAAGATGACCGGCGCCATCGTCGGCTTCGAAATGCGGATCGCCGCGTGGCGCCCGACGATCAAGCTGTCGCAGAACAAGTCCGCCGAGGAACGCGCGCGCGTGATTGAAGGGGTCGAGGCGACCGGCCATGGCGCGCTTGCGCAGTTGATGCGTCACCTTGGCGGCGATAAGGCGGGCGCATGA
- a CDS encoding RluA family pseudouridine synthase, translating into MSDAKPNLDGAIITEEDDGIRLDRWFKRHREGTPHALLARWARSGQLTLDGKKADVSDRIATGQKLVMPSPPVETVARPARKGRPLTNADVELATGMMIHRDASAIVLNKLPGLATQGGTKTESHVDGLLDALKFDGPTRPKLVHRLDKDTSGALLIARTPKAAAYFAKSFSNRSAKKTYWAIIVGVPDIQQGEIDLPLAKQPGSGGEKMHVHDSGLASKTRYRVIERAGNSAAWVELQPLTGRTHQLRVHMAAIGHPIVGDGKYGGKGAFLTGTISRKMHLHSRRLRIDHPDGGTIDISAEVPDHFAASLDALGFDLLLGEVGIDPSEKGPPPKSALKAQAKAHSKQIRKARRGERRGRTAESKPTDFVGKPKPKAKAKPGKPGKPAPGKPAGKKPSAKKHPARPPKAS; encoded by the coding sequence ATGAGCGACGCCAAGCCCAATCTCGACGGCGCGATCATCACCGAGGAGGATGACGGCATCCGCCTCGACCGCTGGTTCAAGCGCCACCGCGAGGGAACGCCGCACGCGCTGCTCGCGCGCTGGGCGCGCTCGGGCCAACTGACGCTCGACGGCAAGAAAGCCGACGTGTCGGACCGGATCGCGACCGGGCAGAAACTCGTGATGCCGTCGCCGCCGGTCGAAACCGTGGCGCGCCCCGCGCGCAAGGGCCGTCCGCTGACCAACGCCGATGTCGAACTCGCGACCGGCATGATGATCCACCGCGACGCCAGCGCGATCGTGCTCAACAAGTTGCCGGGGCTTGCGACGCAGGGCGGTACCAAGACCGAGAGCCATGTCGACGGCCTGCTCGACGCGCTGAAATTCGATGGCCCGACGCGGCCCAAGCTCGTCCACCGACTCGACAAGGATACGTCCGGCGCGCTGCTGATCGCGCGGACGCCGAAGGCCGCGGCCTATTTCGCCAAGAGCTTTTCGAACCGCAGCGCGAAGAAGACCTATTGGGCGATCATCGTCGGCGTTCCCGATATCCAGCAGGGCGAGATCGACCTGCCGCTCGCCAAGCAGCCCGGATCGGGTGGCGAGAAGATGCACGTCCACGATAGCGGCCTCGCGTCGAAAACGCGTTATCGCGTCATCGAGCGCGCGGGGAACAGCGCGGCATGGGTCGAGCTGCAACCGCTGACGGGGCGCACGCACCAATTGCGCGTCCATATGGCGGCAATCGGCCATCCGATCGTCGGCGATGGCAAATATGGCGGCAAGGGCGCCTTCCTGACCGGAACGATCAGCCGCAAGATGCACCTGCACAGCCGCCGCCTGCGCATCGACCATCCCGACGGCGGCACGATCGATATAAGCGCCGAGGTGCCCGACCATTTCGCCGCGAGCCTCGACGCGCTCGGCTTCGACCTGCTACTCGGCGAGGTCGGGATCGACCCGTCCGAAAAAGGCCCGCCGCCCAAATCGGCGCTGAAGGCGCAGGCGAAGGCGCATAGCAAGCAGATCCGCAAGGCGCGGCGCGGCGAACGGCGCGGCCGCACCGCCGAGAGCAAGCCGACCGATTTCGTCGGAAAGCCGAAACCCAAGGCGAAAGCGAAACCGGGCAAGCCCGGCAAGCCGGCGCCCGGGAAACCCGCAGGCAAAAAACCGAGCGCCAAGAAGCATCCGGCGCGCCCGCCAAAAGCGAGCTGA
- the crcB gene encoding fluoride efflux transporter CrcB, translated as MNSLFPVMIGGAIGAGARHLVGQAMLARLGPGFPWWTLSINIAGGLLMGLLIGMLARGSDGGETTRLFIGVGVLGGFTTFSSFSMEFWMLFERGQNAQAAAYVLASVIGAIAACGLGLFVMRQLPA; from the coding sequence ATGAACAGTCTGTTTCCCGTCATGATCGGCGGCGCGATCGGCGCCGGCGCCCGCCATCTGGTTGGCCAGGCGATGCTCGCGCGGCTCGGCCCCGGCTTCCCCTGGTGGACCCTGTCGATCAATATCGCCGGTGGCCTTCTAATGGGGCTGCTTATCGGCATGCTCGCTCGCGGTAGTGACGGCGGCGAAACTACCCGCCTCTTCATCGGCGTGGGCGTCCTCGGGGGCTTCACGACATTTTCCTCTTTCAGCATGGAATTCTGGATGCTTTTCGAACGCGGTCAAAATGCTCAGGCAGCCGCTTATGTCCTCGCGTCGGTGATCGGCGCGATTGCCGCCTGCGGCCTCGGCCTCTTCGTCATGCGGCAGCTCCCGGCATGA
- a CDS encoding thermonuclease family protein — MGTGSSSLARLRWRRRFRPLLALLLLAGLAFVAWAWLPTPALSVPLVHVIDGDSLTVRQDDALLTIRLTGIDAIEYRQDCTRGTTRWPCGREARAALEKLAGRGPLHCEVAAKDRYDRTLAVCRTAPFPGGIDLGAEMARLGWAIATGDTYMVEEAEAQAKRRGIWQGDFVRPENWRAMHERPSTALTPPDA; from the coding sequence ATGGGTACGGGCTCCTCTTCGCTTGCACGGCTGCGCTGGCGGCGACGTTTCCGGCCGCTGCTGGCGCTGCTGCTGCTCGCCGGGCTCGCCTTTGTCGCTTGGGCGTGGTTGCCGACGCCCGCGCTTTCCGTGCCGCTGGTCCATGTCATCGACGGCGACAGCCTGACAGTGCGGCAGGACGATGCCCTGCTGACGATCCGCCTGACCGGAATCGACGCCATCGAATATCGGCAAGATTGCACGCGCGGCACCACCCGTTGGCCGTGCGGGCGCGAAGCGCGCGCCGCGCTCGAAAAACTGGCGGGCCGCGGGCCGCTTCATTGCGAGGTCGCGGCAAAGGATCGTTACGATCGCACGCTCGCCGTATGCCGCACCGCCCCCTTTCCGGGCGGCATCGACCTCGGCGCCGAAATGGCGCGACTCGGCTGGGCGATCGCAACGGGCGATACGTATATGGTCGAGGAAGCCGAGGCGCAGGCGAAGCGGCGCGGCATCTGGCAGGGCGACTTCGTCCGCCCCGAAAACTGGCGCGCGATGCACGAGCGCCCGTCCACCGCGCTGACGCCGCCCGATGCATGA
- a CDS encoding MarR family winged helix-turn-helix transcriptional regulator — protein MMDHETSIGRDTSAFLLNGFGTDLASPPRTIGGPIRANVASPLLFVGSLADAPDTASLPDVRLAMTRPPSRAAGAIRQTHTLDIVWLAAVDTIESEMLGDICAAVGERSCNLVCETSLAALDRVVATIPASLPVQFLVDADPTDRLVALAAARRTRHAVLHDIARDDAMERIDRLQEEVARISRLLGDLAGQRGGLPGTPTGFASRAEDPTEHTGQVRAPSRDFATIPRSFIPEERMLDRQRAKAVRRMLRQRRMREQYFPADLFADPAWDMLLDLYAARLERQPVSVSSLCIAAAVPATTALRWIKTMTDAGLFLREDDPHDGRRIFIALAEGACDALGRYFEALDE, from the coding sequence ATGATGGACCATGAAACATCGATCGGGCGCGACACGTCGGCCTTTTTGCTGAATGGCTTTGGGACCGATCTCGCGTCGCCGCCACGCACAATAGGCGGGCCGATCCGCGCCAACGTCGCATCGCCCTTGCTGTTCGTCGGCTCGCTGGCCGATGCGCCGGATACGGCATCGCTTCCCGACGTGCGGCTCGCTATGACGCGTCCCCCGTCGCGCGCGGCGGGGGCGATCCGGCAAACCCACACGCTCGATATCGTCTGGCTGGCGGCGGTGGACACGATCGAAAGCGAAATGCTGGGCGACATCTGCGCCGCCGTGGGCGAGCGGAGCTGCAATCTTGTTTGCGAAACCTCGCTGGCGGCGCTCGATCGCGTGGTCGCGACGATCCCGGCGTCGCTTCCCGTACAATTCCTTGTCGATGCCGATCCGACCGATCGGCTCGTCGCCCTGGCAGCGGCGCGGCGCACGCGGCACGCGGTGCTCCATGATATCGCGCGCGACGATGCGATGGAGCGGATCGACCGGCTACAGGAAGAAGTGGCGCGCATTTCGCGCCTGCTCGGCGACCTCGCGGGGCAAAGGGGCGGGCTTCCCGGTACCCCGACCGGCTTTGCATCGCGCGCCGAGGATCCGACCGAACATACGGGACAGGTACGCGCACCGTCGCGCGACTTTGCCACTATCCCGCGCAGCTTCATTCCTGAAGAACGGATGCTCGACCGGCAGCGCGCCAAGGCGGTGCGCCGGATGTTGCGCCAGCGGCGAATGCGCGAGCAATATTTTCCTGCCGACCTGTTCGCCGATCCGGCATGGGACATGCTGCTCGACCTTTATGCTGCGCGGCTCGAGCGTCAGCCGGTTTCGGTGTCGAGCCTGTGCATCGCCGCCGCTGTACCCGCGACGACGGCGCTTCGCTGGATCAAGACGATGACCGACGCCGGCCTGTTCCTGCGCGAGGACGACCCGCACGATGGCCGCCGCATCTTCATCGCTTTGGCCGAAGGCGCGTGCGACGCGCTCGGCCGTTATTTCGAGGCGCTGGACGAATAG
- a CDS encoding magnesium and cobalt transport protein CorA gives MPIMAARHYNNGQLVRELGPDEIIPENCDTGDFFWLGLYEPTPGELEGIAKRFGLHLLAVEDALKANQLPKVEVYGDQLFIIARTANLDGDTIEPGETAIFAGPHFLVTVRHGSARTHTAVRQRLESLPIKLAHGPDYALYAILDFIIDGYFPVIDAIEDRLLIVEESVMDTPLDAEEIRHLYRQRHEIIRFQRLVGLMKDVANRLATDDDLPNIDAAVRPFFRDIWDHVSRAEFRLASLRDIAASVLDTNSLLEQQRQGVITRQLAAWAAILAVPTAIAGIYGMNFKFMPELDWGFGYPFALALIFGGSGLVFWRFKHIGWL, from the coding sequence ATGCCGATTATGGCCGCGCGTCACTATAATAACGGCCAGCTTGTCCGCGAACTCGGGCCGGACGAGATCATTCCCGAAAATTGCGACACCGGCGACTTCTTCTGGCTCGGCCTCTATGAACCGACCCCCGGCGAGCTGGAGGGTATCGCCAAGCGCTTCGGCCTCCATCTGCTCGCGGTCGAGGATGCGCTGAAGGCGAACCAACTTCCGAAGGTCGAGGTCTATGGCGACCAGCTCTTCATCATCGCGCGCACCGCCAATCTGGATGGCGACACGATCGAGCCCGGCGAAACCGCGATCTTCGCGGGGCCGCATTTCCTCGTCACCGTCCGCCACGGTTCGGCGCGCACGCATACGGCGGTGCGCCAGCGGCTGGAGAGCTTGCCGATCAAGCTCGCGCACGGTCCCGACTATGCGCTCTATGCCATTCTCGATTTCATCATCGACGGTTATTTCCCAGTCATCGATGCCATCGAGGACCGGCTGCTGATCGTCGAGGAAAGCGTCATGGACACCCCGCTCGACGCCGAGGAAATCCGCCATCTCTACCGCCAGCGGCACGAGATCATCCGCTTTCAGCGGCTCGTTGGCTTGATGAAGGACGTCGCCAACCGCCTTGCGACCGACGATGATCTGCCCAATATCGATGCAGCGGTCCGGCCGTTTTTCCGCGACATCTGGGACCATGTGTCGCGCGCCGAATTCCGCCTCGCCAGCCTTCGCGACATTGCGGCGTCGGTGCTCGACACCAACTCGCTGCTCGAACAGCAGCGTCAGGGTGTGATCACGCGCCAGCTCGCCGCCTGGGCGGCAATCCTCGCGGTGCCCACCGCGATTGCCGGCATCTATGGCATGAATTTCAAGTTCATGCCCGAACTCGACTGGGGCTTTGGGTATCCCTTCGCGCTCGCTCTTATCTTTGGCGGTTCGGGGCTGGTCTTCTGGCGCTTCAAGCATATCGGCTGGCTCTGA
- a CDS encoding tyrosine-type recombinase/integrase: MPREGSPFEYGGYWLDKRRDGKSPDIWQIATGTRQVSYRSTRQRGIDEAKSVLLAFVNEQAAKRPQSVEDALVIPTLLTYWKEHGSKAVAPQQIASSLRAFMGFLFQDEAGMSAAVADLTPAVFVRFREWRMGPHSYDVPWGGKDYRHTSPGVKGESVSRNLDDVRAALNHAETNRRFLAPKVPAVPKRHRSKPRDRVLTWQELGMIAWYARHFDDMGRYVALLIGTAARPVTLAKFNIDQFDGRNIDLHAIGTPETAKVNPIIPAIRPLRLILTRWTGTGPVDSRKRAWRTMRRTMGLSDDVVSKTIRHTIATELYTNSDVPDRQLSALLGHAGPVNRTTKKYVHMRPEHMKAAAKALSAIWLRVQREANAFGAVHTLSIPRSEGGIIIDKMTVIRKDTRVFRDGGR; this comes from the coding sequence ATGCCACGCGAGGGATCGCCTTTCGAATACGGCGGCTACTGGCTCGACAAGCGCCGGGACGGCAAGTCCCCCGACATCTGGCAGATCGCGACCGGCACTCGACAGGTCAGCTATCGCAGCACTCGCCAGCGCGGCATAGATGAGGCTAAGTCGGTCCTCCTTGCCTTCGTCAACGAACAGGCTGCCAAGCGCCCGCAGAGCGTCGAGGACGCGCTCGTCATCCCTACCCTGCTCACCTATTGGAAAGAGCATGGCAGCAAGGCTGTCGCGCCGCAGCAGATCGCCAGCAGCTTGCGCGCCTTCATGGGCTTCCTGTTTCAAGACGAGGCGGGCATGAGCGCCGCCGTTGCCGACCTGACCCCCGCCGTGTTTGTCCGCTTCCGCGAGTGGCGCATGGGGCCGCACAGCTATGACGTGCCGTGGGGCGGCAAGGATTATCGCCACACCAGCCCCGGCGTGAAGGGCGAGAGCGTGTCACGCAATCTCGACGACGTGCGGGCCGCGCTGAACCATGCCGAGACGAACCGCCGCTTTCTGGCTCCCAAGGTGCCGGCAGTTCCGAAGCGCCACAGATCCAAGCCGCGCGACCGCGTGCTGACATGGCAAGAGCTGGGAATGATCGCCTGGTATGCCCGCCACTTCGACGACATGGGGCGCTATGTCGCCTTGCTGATCGGAACCGCGGCGCGTCCGGTCACGCTGGCTAAATTCAACATCGACCAATTCGACGGCAGGAACATTGACCTTCACGCGATCGGTACGCCCGAAACCGCGAAGGTGAATCCTATCATCCCGGCAATCCGCCCACTGCGCCTGATCCTCACCCGCTGGACTGGAACCGGCCCTGTGGACAGCCGCAAGCGCGCATGGCGCACGATGCGACGCACGATGGGGCTGTCCGATGACGTGGTGTCGAAAACGATCCGGCACACCATCGCGACAGAGCTTTACACGAACAGCGACGTTCCCGACCGCCAGCTATCGGCTCTGCTTGGCCACGCTGGCCCGGTGAACCGCACGACGAAGAAATATGTCCACATGCGCCCCGAGCACATGAAGGCCGCAGCGAAGGCTCTCTCGGCCATCTGGCTGCGGGTTCAGCGCGAGGCAAATGCGTTCGGCGCTGTCCATACGCTGTCCATCCCTCGCAGCGAGGGCGGAATAATTATTGACAAGATGACTGTGATACGCAAGGACACTCGCGTGTTTCGTGATGGTGGGCGATGA
- a CDS encoding DUF1367 family protein, translating into MKGHALFRRVGLALAPVTKDARELLAAVKDGATLIVEVWSPRNMSQHRKFFAILNNVVEATGRWTSTEHLRRDILISLHRYDEHINEFTGEIVKVPHSMAVASMPREDFEQLYRETIRLLTEALGADPEMLLQEPA; encoded by the coding sequence ATGAAGGGTCACGCGCTCTTCCGCCGCGTCGGCCTGGCACTCGCTCCCGTCACCAAAGACGCACGCGAATTGCTGGCGGCCGTGAAAGATGGCGCGACGCTGATCGTTGAGGTGTGGTCGCCGAGGAATATGTCTCAGCACCGGAAATTTTTCGCGATTCTCAACAACGTCGTCGAGGCAACCGGGCGCTGGACTTCGACCGAGCATCTGCGCCGGGACATCCTGATCAGCCTTCACCGCTACGACGAGCACATCAACGAGTTCACCGGCGAGATAGTGAAGGTGCCGCACTCGATGGCCGTCGCGTCGATGCCGCGTGAGGATTTCGAGCAACTTTACCGCGAAACAATCAGGCTTCTGACCGAGGCGCTTGGGGCTGATCCCGAGATGCTTTTGCAGGAACCAGCATGA
- a CDS encoding DUF968 domain-containing protein: protein MGAPVNHKRMKPKAGAEPTAAERRHWDRVRALGCLISGGPATIHHVTGYADRMGRISRSHRIVVPLAVEFHQHDYGDKCVEKLSHQGFYREHGIDLLKEAKRLEYESMEMGILP from the coding sequence GTGGGTGCGCCGGTCAATCATAAACGCATGAAGCCCAAGGCGGGCGCGGAACCGACGGCGGCCGAGCGTCGCCACTGGGATCGCGTGCGCGCGCTTGGTTGCCTCATCAGTGGCGGACCGGCGACCATCCATCACGTCACCGGCTATGCCGATCGCATGGGCCGCATCTCGCGGTCGCACCGGATCGTCGTCCCTCTGGCAGTGGAATTTCACCAGCACGATTACGGCGACAAGTGCGTCGAAAAGCTGAGCCATCAGGGCTTCTATCGCGAGCACGGCATCGACTTGCTCAAGGAAGCCAAGCGCCTGGAATACGAGAGCATGGAAATGGGAATTCTACCATGA
- a CDS encoding recombinase RecT — protein MNTARSRAVARADEQIEQNVANIEAAKRRTPSALALMASRLGVSEGNLQNTLKATVFKGCSDAEFVALVIVANEYKLNPLTKEIYAFAAKGGGIVPLVSIDGWVRIMNEHPKFDGIEFEDIVDESGKVYAIESTIYRSDRARPIKVTEYMDECKRNTDPWNKSPNRMLRHRALIQGARYAFGFSGIYVDDEAEIQMVGEPVEARNITPPTRAEMAGSDPVTGEIIDHKEGRSDEQHGDQHDGTDESEPAPYAATVTDLIERIAAAGTVIDAKAVEKDWRGHMEALPDGENGRIEAALNTRLEQLKGN, from the coding sequence ATGAACACCGCCCGCAGCCGCGCCGTCGCTCGCGCCGATGAACAGATCGAGCAGAACGTCGCCAACATAGAAGCGGCCAAGCGCCGCACGCCCAGCGCGCTCGCGTTAATGGCTTCGCGCCTTGGCGTCTCCGAAGGCAACCTGCAGAACACGCTCAAGGCGACCGTTTTCAAGGGTTGCTCTGACGCTGAATTCGTCGCGCTGGTCATTGTGGCCAACGAATACAAGCTGAACCCGCTGACCAAGGAAATTTATGCCTTCGCGGCCAAAGGCGGCGGCATCGTCCCCCTCGTCTCGATCGACGGTTGGGTTCGGATCATGAACGAGCATCCGAAGTTCGACGGGATCGAATTCGAGGACATCGTTGACGAGAGCGGCAAGGTCTACGCGATCGAAAGCACGATCTACCGCAGCGACCGCGCGCGGCCGATCAAGGTCACCGAATATATGGACGAGTGCAAGCGGAACACCGATCCGTGGAACAAGTCGCCCAATCGCATGCTGCGTCACCGCGCGCTGATCCAGGGGGCGCGCTACGCCTTCGGCTTCTCTGGCATCTATGTCGACGACGAGGCCGAAATCCAGATGGTCGGCGAGCCCGTCGAGGCGCGCAACATCACGCCGCCGACGCGTGCCGAGATGGCCGGTAGCGATCCCGTCACCGGCGAGATCATCGATCACAAGGAGGGCCGCAGCGACGAGCAGCACGGCGACCAGCACGACGGCACCGATGAATCAGAGCCCGCGCCCTATGCCGCAACCGTCACGGATTTGATCGAGCGCATTGCCGCCGCCGGCACTGTCATTGACGCCAAGGCGGTCGAAAAGGACTGGCGCGGCCATATGGAGGCGCTGCCCGACGGTGAGAACGGGCGGATCGAAGCGGCGCTGAACACTCGCCTCGAGCAGCTCAAGGGCAACTGA
- a CDS encoding HNH endonuclease, translating to MTDFAKFRAALVAAGGEMLAPTNPYEIVRFRTSHGVGIIYRNKRGRETWNAEALQAKAHIADRKGSLAPVAVVGRRRDAATVNALLIRDGASCFFCRAPLGDDITVEHLVAIAHGGPNHVSNLFLAHGECNRRAGHLSAPEKIAMRDQWEAGQ from the coding sequence ATGACTGATTTCGCAAAATTCCGCGCTGCGCTGGTCGCGGCAGGCGGCGAAATGCTCGCGCCCACGAACCCTTATGAGATCGTTCGTTTCCGCACTTCGCATGGCGTCGGGATCATCTATCGCAACAAGCGCGGCCGCGAAACTTGGAATGCTGAGGCGCTGCAAGCCAAGGCGCACATTGCAGATCGCAAGGGCTCGCTGGCGCCCGTGGCAGTTGTTGGCCGCCGCCGCGACGCCGCCACGGTCAATGCCCTCCTGATCCGCGACGGCGCTTCCTGTTTCTTCTGCCGCGCTCCGCTCGGCGATGACATTACAGTCGAGCATCTCGTTGCCATCGCGCACGGCGGGCCGAACCATGTCAGCAACCTTTTTCTCGCGCACGGCGAATGCAACCGTCGCGCCGGGCATCTGTCGGCACCTGAAAAGATCGCCATGCGCGACCAGTGGGAAGCTGGTCAATGA